Proteins encoded together in one Halorubellus sp. JP-L1 window:
- a CDS encoding Rieske 2Fe-2S domain-containing protein: MATSDDAGDDGFVRATSLATLREAGRELLTARGRAIAVFHHEGQVRAVDNRCPHMGFPLSEGSVEDGVLTCHWHHARFELSCGDTFDPWADDVRTYPTEVRDGDVYVHPDPPRDRDPATHWRERLDTGLEENLRLVVAKSVVGLANADVPAVDVAERGVAFGTRYRADGWSSGLTILAAMTNALDVLDEADRKRALYTGLRHVASDCAGEAPRFDQPAFDVDDVSAERLAEWFRETVEVRDSDGAERVLRTAVATCDQEDVERMLYAAATDHAYLDSGHSFDMTNKAVETLDRLDWPGASDGTLERDDEAPEGRADAADVLASLVTRFTDAERAEEGSEWRQPEDLAAMRESFVDDLPALAAGERDPGWTPPNEFQEDLLGDDPHAVADALREAIRAGATVEALAHEVASAAATRVARFGTTNEFGDWNTVHHTFTYANAVQQAAGRVEPTELYRGVLDGAFSVYLDRFLNSPPAEIPDPASGDVAVETVDAHRDALRDAFDREGSVNDAGRHAAALLVVADSPRPLWSTLGAALLREDAGFHTLQAYEAALAQFRAVRERAPDAPDGLPSERERVAAVAAARYLAAHSPTRREAEQTFTIASRLLRGESVHGD; this comes from the coding sequence ATGGCAACGTCCGACGACGCGGGCGACGACGGCTTCGTTCGAGCGACGAGTCTCGCGACCCTTCGCGAGGCGGGCCGCGAACTGCTGACGGCGCGCGGTCGCGCGATCGCCGTGTTCCACCACGAAGGACAGGTGCGCGCTGTCGACAACCGCTGCCCACACATGGGGTTCCCGCTTTCTGAGGGGAGCGTGGAGGACGGCGTCCTGACGTGTCACTGGCATCACGCGCGCTTCGAGCTCTCCTGCGGGGACACGTTCGACCCGTGGGCGGACGACGTCCGGACGTACCCGACGGAGGTTCGGGACGGCGACGTCTACGTTCACCCGGACCCGCCGCGGGACCGCGACCCGGCGACGCACTGGCGCGAGCGCCTCGACACCGGACTCGAGGAGAACCTCCGGCTCGTGGTCGCGAAGAGCGTCGTCGGGCTCGCGAACGCGGACGTGCCGGCGGTCGACGTCGCCGAGCGCGGCGTCGCGTTCGGAACGCGCTATCGCGCCGACGGCTGGAGTTCCGGGCTCACGATCCTCGCTGCGATGACGAACGCGCTCGACGTCCTCGACGAGGCGGACCGCAAGCGTGCACTCTACACCGGCCTGCGGCACGTGGCGAGCGACTGCGCGGGCGAGGCGCCGCGGTTCGACCAGCCCGCGTTCGACGTCGACGACGTCTCCGCCGAGCGCCTCGCGGAGTGGTTCCGGGAGACCGTCGAGGTCAGAGATAGCGACGGCGCGGAACGCGTCCTGCGGACCGCGGTCGCGACCTGCGACCAGGAGGACGTCGAGCGGATGCTGTACGCGGCGGCGACCGACCACGCCTACCTCGATTCGGGGCACTCGTTCGACATGACGAACAAGGCCGTGGAGACCCTCGACCGGCTGGATTGGCCGGGCGCGAGCGACGGAACGCTGGAGCGCGATGACGAGGCGCCCGAGGGTCGCGCGGACGCGGCGGACGTGCTCGCGAGCCTCGTCACGCGATTCACGGACGCCGAGCGCGCGGAGGAGGGCTCGGAGTGGCGCCAGCCCGAGGACCTCGCGGCGATGCGCGAGTCGTTCGTCGACGACCTGCCAGCGCTCGCGGCGGGCGAACGCGACCCGGGCTGGACGCCGCCGAACGAGTTCCAGGAGGACCTGCTCGGCGACGACCCACACGCGGTCGCGGACGCGCTCAGGGAAGCGATTCGGGCCGGGGCGACCGTCGAGGCGCTCGCGCACGAGGTGGCGAGCGCGGCGGCGACCAGGGTCGCGCGGTTCGGGACGACGAACGAGTTCGGCGACTGGAACACCGTCCATCACACGTTCACGTACGCGAACGCCGTTCAGCAGGCCGCCGGGCGCGTCGAGCCGACCGAACTCTACCGTGGCGTGCTCGACGGCGCGTTCTCGGTGTACCTCGACCGGTTCCTGAACAGTCCACCCGCGGAGATCCCGGACCCCGCCAGCGGCGACGTCGCGGTCGAGACCGTCGACGCGCACCGCGACGCGTTGCGGGACGCGTTCGACCGCGAGGGTTCGGTGAACGACGCCGGCCGGCACGCCGCCGCCCTGCTCGTGGTCGCCGATAGCCCCCGACCGCTGTGGTCGACCCTCGGCGCTGCGCTCCTTCGCGAGGACGCCGGCTTCCATACGCTCCAGGCGTACGAGGCCGCGCTCGCGCAGTTCCGCGCCGTCCGCGAGCGCGCGCCCGACGCCCCCGACGGACTGCCGAGCGAACGCGAGCGCGTCGCCGCCGTCGCCGCCGCGCGCTACCTCGCCGCGCACAGCCCCACGCGCCGCGAGGCCGAACAGACGTTCACGATCGCCAGCCGCCTGCTCCGCGGCGAGAGCGTTCACGGCGACTGA
- a CDS encoding redoxin domain-containing protein, producing the protein MLTEGREAPAFALPGYHDGEIGEFALDDYVGEDVVVVAFYPMDFSPGCTEELCSLRDIDLLTLMEDVTILGISGDSVHSHRAFAEANALEYPLLTDSVGEVAEEYGVLHPELDGHLRVPKRALFVVDDRGRIAYAWSTEDPRVQPDLDAVRNAIDGVQDDRTAAERYGRGYQHYTYGRSEFENALGAYDRSGWMDAAAAFEEAVAYFDTAAGAFDSARRFAETERVHEIATEARNASDDFRQAAAWFASAAEHRAEGKDGLADEYHEDAQRPHESARQVGELVDPDELPVA; encoded by the coding sequence ATGCTCACCGAGGGACGGGAGGCGCCCGCGTTCGCGCTCCCCGGCTACCACGACGGCGAGATCGGCGAGTTCGCGCTCGACGACTACGTCGGCGAGGACGTCGTCGTCGTCGCGTTCTACCCCATGGACTTCAGTCCGGGCTGCACCGAGGAACTCTGCAGTCTCCGCGACATCGACCTCCTGACGCTCATGGAGGACGTCACCATCCTCGGGATCTCCGGGGACTCCGTGCACAGCCATCGCGCGTTCGCCGAGGCGAACGCGCTCGAGTACCCGCTCCTGACGGACTCCGTCGGCGAGGTCGCCGAAGAGTACGGCGTCCTCCACCCGGAACTCGACGGCCACCTGCGCGTCCCGAAGCGCGCGCTGTTCGTCGTCGACGACCGCGGCCGCATCGCGTACGCCTGGAGCACCGAGGACCCGCGCGTCCAGCCCGACCTCGACGCGGTCCGGAACGCGATCGACGGCGTCCAGGACGACCGCACGGCCGCGGAACGCTACGGCCGGGGCTACCAGCACTACACGTACGGGCGCTCGGAGTTCGAGAACGCACTCGGCGCGTACGACCGCTCTGGCTGGATGGACGCCGCGGCGGCGTTCGAGGAGGCCGTCGCGTACTTCGACACCGCCGCCGGCGCGTTCGACTCCGCGCGCCGGTTCGCCGAGACCGAGCGCGTCCACGAGATCGCGACGGAAGCGCGGAACGCGAGCGACGACTTCAGGCAGGCCGCTGCGTGGTTCGCGAGCGCCGCCGAGCACCGCGCCGAGGGCAAGGACGGCCTCGCCGACGAGTACCACGAGGACGCACAGCGACCCCACGAGTCCGCGCGCCAGGTCGGCGAACTCGTCGACCCCGACGAACTCCCCGTGGCGTAA
- a CDS encoding RPA12/RPB9/RPC11 RNA polymerase family protein, which translates to MQFCDECGSLMHTEGDTWVCRSCENEAARDSQAEVAMATRDGQRDDGAPAVADATQGSTETMQESCPADDCDSDRAYYEMMPKPGGSYEVRLFTCIECGHKWRGS; encoded by the coding sequence ATGCAGTTCTGTGACGAGTGTGGTTCGTTGATGCACACGGAGGGCGACACGTGGGTGTGTCGATCCTGTGAGAACGAGGCGGCGCGGGACTCGCAAGCGGAAGTGGCGATGGCGACCCGGGATGGACAGCGGGACGACGGAGCACCAGCCGTGGCCGACGCGACCCAGGGCTCCACCGAGACGATGCAGGAGTCCTGTCCGGCGGACGACTGCGACAGCGACCGGGCCTACTACGAGATGATGCCGAAACCGGGCGGCTCCTACGAAGTCCGACTGTTCACCTGCATCGAGTGCGGCCACAAGTGGCGCGGTTCCTGA